Proteins found in one Panicum hallii strain FIL2 chromosome 4, PHallii_v3.1, whole genome shotgun sequence genomic segment:
- the LOC112889444 gene encoding uncharacterized protein LOC112889444 isoform X1, with protein sequence MARPVLPPSPSLRAAVKKEIDAVEDTAHTPAPPPRKRRRRGGLPVTPTQLPLSPILLTPHTIPSGPSGDASLAGLTLTPACSAVKREPGSDTDVGGRGRAGGKPKEPRDHRHGPRPAAAEPQILWLNRRRLARILHELAGAHRWRESAGVVSTQLCGTRRPGSFQETRSLFVAAMEIHKQLTEDGGVKQGSRSSYYLRTQKLFDVWMKKLIWFPSCPKKHLVTLELALFYLSQGNIDNAYNTTRILITKDRLQTEPILNLIHGLISFDKWYSGLPKDMQVEEFDVYNESCTISMKSDGCEGTSLVDDSDDNSVDDDASLHPCSSESSINNENNNRNMDKKPGLIHPKEEIDPLGSVNEDFRSIFLNTSDGPTCGLEKSLLPLRLKIPTGASNDCFDKYWQYKSTPNASYEDAEKCLRLALHSNPPVMAALLPLIQILLLGDKLKDALEELERTCLSSTTALPFRLRGRLLEEYFDQNQVSTISSCYEEALRRDPSCSYSMERLIKMHRKGYYNTIQLLEAIALHLDSVNGKPCIWQELVSCFLRLFSDKTADYEDCISCTNAQGDEALEAFSKFSSFFFEQLTRESWKVRCRWWMHHRFSQTAYAAETLTGDLKLLAAKAACAAHLFGPEFPYVKAVGSYFAKQEALDEISILVRNKQNSIRLLQTLEKLTS encoded by the exons ATGGCGCGGCCGGTGCTGCCGCCGTCTCCCtcgctccgcgccgccgtgAAGAAAGAAATCGACGCCGTGGAGGATACCGCTCACACTCCGGCGCCACCGCCCCGCAAGAGGCGCCGCCGAGGAGGCCTCCCGGTGACCCCTACCCAGCTTCCCCTGAGCCCTATCCTCCTCACGCCCCATACCATCCCGTCGGGTCCATCAGGGGACGCGTCCCTCGCCGGCCTAACGCTGACTCCCGCGTGCTCCGCCGTCAAGCGCGAGCCTGGCTCTGACACCGATGTGGGGGGCCGCGGGAGGGCGGGCGGGAAGCCGAAGGAGCCAAGGGACCACCGCCACGGCCcgaggcccgcggcggcggagcccCAAATCCTCTGGCtcaaccgccgccgcctggcCCGGATCCTCCACGAGCTCGCGGGCGCGCACCGGTGGCGCGAATCAGCCGGTGTCGTCTCCACGCAACTCTGCGGCACCCGGAGGCCCGGCTCCTTCCAGGAGACACGCAGCCTGTTTGTG GCCGCCATGGAAATCCATAAGCAGCTTACTGAGGACGGCGGCGTGAAGCAGGGCAGCAGGAGCTCCTACTACCTCAGGACGCAGAAACTGTTCGATGTTTGGATGAAAAAGCTGATTTGGTTTCCTTCCTGCCCAAAA AAACACTTGGTTACACTGGAACTGGCATTATTTTACCTTTCACAAGGCAACATTGACAAtgcatataatacaacaagaaT CCTAATCACTAAGGACAGACTGCAGACAGAACCAATCTTAAATCTGATTCATGGTTTGATATCATTTGATAAGTGGTACTCTGGCTTGCCCAAAGATATGCAAGTTGAGGAGTTTGATGTTTATAATGAATCATGCACGATTTCTATGAAGTCAGATGGCTGTGAAGGAACTAGTCTTGTGGACGATTCTGATGACAATAGCGTTGATGATGATGCCAGTTTGCATCCTTGCTCTTCAGAAAGTTCGATCAATAATGAGAATAACAACAGAAATATGGATAAGAAACCTGGCCTCATTCATCCTAAGGAGGAAATTGATCCACTTGGATCTGTTAATGAAGATTTCCGAAGCATATTTTTGAATACCTCTGATGGTCCTACCTGTG GATTGGAAAAGAGCCTGTTGCCTTTACGGCTAAAGATTCCTACTGGGGCTTCAAACGATTGTTTCGATAAATATTGGCAGTACAAGTCAACACCTAATGCCTCCTACGAAGATGCAGAAAAATGTCTAAGGTTGGCCCTTCATTCAAATCCGCCAGTTATGGCAGCCTTATTGCCACTAATACAG ATTCTCCTGCTTGGTGATAAACTGAAAGATGCACTTGAGGAGCTTGAGAGAACCTGCCTCAGTTCAACTACAGCCCTCCCTTTCAG GTTGAGAGGTAGGCTGCTAGAAGAGTATTTTGATCAAAACCAAGTATCAACCATTTCCTCTTGCTATGAGGAAGCTTTGAGAAGAGATCCTTCGTGTAGCTACTCAATGGAGAGGCTAATCAAAATGCATAGAAAAG GATACTATAATACCATCCAGCTACTCGAGGCAATAGCTTTACATTTAGATTCCGTCAATGGGAAACCTTGCATCTGGCAGGAGCTTGTATCATGCTTCCTTCGTCTTTTTTCTGACAAGACTGCTGACTACGAGGATTGCATATCATGTACTAATGCCCAAGGAGATGAAGCATTGGAAGCTTTCAGTAAATTTTCTTCGTTCTTTTTTGAGCAACTTACAAGAGAATCATGGAAGGTCCGATGCAGATGGTGGATGCACCATCGTTTCAGTCAAACCGCGTATGCAGCAGAAACCCTGACAG GTGATTTGAAGCTCCTGGCTGCCAAGGCAGCTTGTGCTGCTCATTTATTTGGGCCAGAATTTCCATATGTCAAAGCAGTTGGGAGCTATTTTGCCAAGCAAGAAGCTCTGGATGAGATCAGTATCTTAGTCAGAAACAAGCAGAACTCTATCAGGCTATTACAAACGTTGGAGAAACTAACATCTTGA
- the LOC112889948 gene encoding uncharacterized protein LOC112889948 isoform X2, with the protein MAAPASAAGSETPKQLLSIIRDFASEKSHGERRVCDLKRRLADVRAAADAAAAELDAAKREREAAEQELRGSQAQAAIAAATIQALEATVSRLQEEISKAGTDLDAIKSKEDSERDDFISQMHDMNAKIRQFQQMVSLELAEYNQSDLQSTEGQHVGDMTETVESEGILKNLTDKVSRIDAEVQLLEGAYKKDLLDHDKVRQELADIQANRALMEAVMGESKQLKEIGGRAAELAKVHASLVEELQRRYTSPGCGINNMPGLEEGAD; encoded by the exons ATGGCTgcgccggcgtcggcggcgggcaGCGAGACCCCGAAGCAGCTCCTCTCCATCATCCGCGACTTCGCCTCCGAGAAGTCCCACGGGG AGCGCAGGGTGTGCGACCTCAAGCGCCGCCTCGCCGACGTGCGCGCCGCGGccgacgcggcagcggcggagctcgacGCCGCCAAGCGCGagcgcgaggcggcggagcaggagcTCCGCGGGAGCCAGGCTCAGGCCGCGATCGCCGCCGCGACCATCCAGGCGCTAGAG GCGACGGTCTCGCGTCTCCAGGAGGAGATCTCGAAGGCGGGGACTGATCTGGACGCGATCAAG AGCAAGGAAGACAGTGAGAG GGACGATTTCATCAGCCAGATGCATGACATGAACGCTAAGATAAG GCAATTTCAACAGATGGTCTCTCTAGAATTAGCAGAATACAATCAGTCTGATCTGCAGTCTACAGAAG GTCAACATGTCGGGGACATGACTGAAACTGTGGAGTCAGAAGGCATTTTGAAAAATTTGACTGATAAGGTGAGCAGGATTGATGCTGAGGTGCAGCTCTTGGAAGGAGCGTATAAAAAAGATCTGCTTGATCATGATAAG GTCCGTCAGGAGCTGGCCGATATCCAAGCAAATAGAGCTCTTATGGAGGCTGTGATGGGAGAGAGTAAGCAGCTGAAGGAGATTGGAGG GCGGGCAGCTGAACTGGCGAAGGTGCACGCTTCACTTGTAGAGGAGCTGCAGCGCCGGTACACGAGCCCTGGCTGCGGAATCAACAACATGCCCGGGTTGGAGGAGGGCGCGGACTAG
- the LOC112889444 gene encoding uncharacterized protein LOC112889444 isoform X2 — translation MARPVLPPSPSLRAAVKKEIDAVEDTAHTPAPPPRKRRRRGGLPVTPTQLPLSPILLTPHTIPSGPSGDASLAGLTLTPACSAVKREPGSDTDVGGRGRAGGKPKEPRDHRHGPRPAAAEPQILWLNRRRLARILHELAGAHRWRESAGVVSTQLCGTRRPGSFQETRSLFVAAMEIHKQLTEDGGVKQGSRSSYYLRTQKLFDVWMKKLIWFPSCPKKHLVTLELALFYLSQGNIDNAYNTTRILITKDRLQTEPILNLIHGLISFDKWYSGLPKDMQVEEFDVYNESCTISMKSDGCEGTSLVDDSDDNSVDDDASLHPCSSESSINNENNNRNMDKKPGLIHPKEEIDPLGSVNEDFRSIFLNTSDGPTCGLEKSLLPLRLKIPTGASNDCFDKYWQYKSTPNASYEDAEKCLRLALHSNPPVMAALLPLIQILLLGDKLKDALEELERTCLSSTTALPFRLRGRLLEEYFDQNQVSTISSCYEEALRRDPSCSYSMERLIKMHRKERTLYTEL, via the exons ATGGCGCGGCCGGTGCTGCCGCCGTCTCCCtcgctccgcgccgccgtgAAGAAAGAAATCGACGCCGTGGAGGATACCGCTCACACTCCGGCGCCACCGCCCCGCAAGAGGCGCCGCCGAGGAGGCCTCCCGGTGACCCCTACCCAGCTTCCCCTGAGCCCTATCCTCCTCACGCCCCATACCATCCCGTCGGGTCCATCAGGGGACGCGTCCCTCGCCGGCCTAACGCTGACTCCCGCGTGCTCCGCCGTCAAGCGCGAGCCTGGCTCTGACACCGATGTGGGGGGCCGCGGGAGGGCGGGCGGGAAGCCGAAGGAGCCAAGGGACCACCGCCACGGCCcgaggcccgcggcggcggagcccCAAATCCTCTGGCtcaaccgccgccgcctggcCCGGATCCTCCACGAGCTCGCGGGCGCGCACCGGTGGCGCGAATCAGCCGGTGTCGTCTCCACGCAACTCTGCGGCACCCGGAGGCCCGGCTCCTTCCAGGAGACACGCAGCCTGTTTGTG GCCGCCATGGAAATCCATAAGCAGCTTACTGAGGACGGCGGCGTGAAGCAGGGCAGCAGGAGCTCCTACTACCTCAGGACGCAGAAACTGTTCGATGTTTGGATGAAAAAGCTGATTTGGTTTCCTTCCTGCCCAAAA AAACACTTGGTTACACTGGAACTGGCATTATTTTACCTTTCACAAGGCAACATTGACAAtgcatataatacaacaagaaT CCTAATCACTAAGGACAGACTGCAGACAGAACCAATCTTAAATCTGATTCATGGTTTGATATCATTTGATAAGTGGTACTCTGGCTTGCCCAAAGATATGCAAGTTGAGGAGTTTGATGTTTATAATGAATCATGCACGATTTCTATGAAGTCAGATGGCTGTGAAGGAACTAGTCTTGTGGACGATTCTGATGACAATAGCGTTGATGATGATGCCAGTTTGCATCCTTGCTCTTCAGAAAGTTCGATCAATAATGAGAATAACAACAGAAATATGGATAAGAAACCTGGCCTCATTCATCCTAAGGAGGAAATTGATCCACTTGGATCTGTTAATGAAGATTTCCGAAGCATATTTTTGAATACCTCTGATGGTCCTACCTGTG GATTGGAAAAGAGCCTGTTGCCTTTACGGCTAAAGATTCCTACTGGGGCTTCAAACGATTGTTTCGATAAATATTGGCAGTACAAGTCAACACCTAATGCCTCCTACGAAGATGCAGAAAAATGTCTAAGGTTGGCCCTTCATTCAAATCCGCCAGTTATGGCAGCCTTATTGCCACTAATACAG ATTCTCCTGCTTGGTGATAAACTGAAAGATGCACTTGAGGAGCTTGAGAGAACCTGCCTCAGTTCAACTACAGCCCTCCCTTTCAG GTTGAGAGGTAGGCTGCTAGAAGAGTATTTTGATCAAAACCAAGTATCAACCATTTCCTCTTGCTATGAGGAAGCTTTGAGAAGAGATCCTTCGTGTAGCTACTCAATGGAGAGGCTAATCAAAATGCATAGAAAAG AAAGGACCTTATatacagagctttag
- the LOC112889444 gene encoding uncharacterized protein LOC112889444 isoform X3: protein MARPVLPPSPSLRAAVKKEIDAVEDTAHTPAPPPRKRRRRGGLPVTPTQLPLSPILLTPHTIPSGPSGDASLAGLTLTPACSAVKREPGSDTDVGGRGRAGGKPKEPRDHRHGPRPAAAEPQILWLNRRRLARILHELAGAHRWRESAGVVSTQLCGTRRPGSFQETRSLFVAAMEIHKQLTEDGGVKQGSRSSYYLRTQKLFDVWMKKLIWFPSCPKKHLVTLELALFYLSQGNIDNAYNTTRILITKDRLQTEPILNLIHGLISFDKWYSGLPKDMQVEEFDVYNESCTISMKSDGCEGTSLVDDSDDNSVDDDASLHPCSSESSINNENNNRNMDKKPGLIHPKEEIDPLGSVNEDFRSIFLNTSDGPTCGLEKSLLPLRLKIPTGASNDCFDKYWQYKSTPNASYEDAEKCLRLALHSNPPVMAALLPLIQILLLGDKLKDALEELERTCLSSTTALPFRLRGRLLEEYFDQNQVSTISSCYEEALRRDPSCSYSMERLIKMHRKGTLEE from the exons ATGGCGCGGCCGGTGCTGCCGCCGTCTCCCtcgctccgcgccgccgtgAAGAAAGAAATCGACGCCGTGGAGGATACCGCTCACACTCCGGCGCCACCGCCCCGCAAGAGGCGCCGCCGAGGAGGCCTCCCGGTGACCCCTACCCAGCTTCCCCTGAGCCCTATCCTCCTCACGCCCCATACCATCCCGTCGGGTCCATCAGGGGACGCGTCCCTCGCCGGCCTAACGCTGACTCCCGCGTGCTCCGCCGTCAAGCGCGAGCCTGGCTCTGACACCGATGTGGGGGGCCGCGGGAGGGCGGGCGGGAAGCCGAAGGAGCCAAGGGACCACCGCCACGGCCcgaggcccgcggcggcggagcccCAAATCCTCTGGCtcaaccgccgccgcctggcCCGGATCCTCCACGAGCTCGCGGGCGCGCACCGGTGGCGCGAATCAGCCGGTGTCGTCTCCACGCAACTCTGCGGCACCCGGAGGCCCGGCTCCTTCCAGGAGACACGCAGCCTGTTTGTG GCCGCCATGGAAATCCATAAGCAGCTTACTGAGGACGGCGGCGTGAAGCAGGGCAGCAGGAGCTCCTACTACCTCAGGACGCAGAAACTGTTCGATGTTTGGATGAAAAAGCTGATTTGGTTTCCTTCCTGCCCAAAA AAACACTTGGTTACACTGGAACTGGCATTATTTTACCTTTCACAAGGCAACATTGACAAtgcatataatacaacaagaaT CCTAATCACTAAGGACAGACTGCAGACAGAACCAATCTTAAATCTGATTCATGGTTTGATATCATTTGATAAGTGGTACTCTGGCTTGCCCAAAGATATGCAAGTTGAGGAGTTTGATGTTTATAATGAATCATGCACGATTTCTATGAAGTCAGATGGCTGTGAAGGAACTAGTCTTGTGGACGATTCTGATGACAATAGCGTTGATGATGATGCCAGTTTGCATCCTTGCTCTTCAGAAAGTTCGATCAATAATGAGAATAACAACAGAAATATGGATAAGAAACCTGGCCTCATTCATCCTAAGGAGGAAATTGATCCACTTGGATCTGTTAATGAAGATTTCCGAAGCATATTTTTGAATACCTCTGATGGTCCTACCTGTG GATTGGAAAAGAGCCTGTTGCCTTTACGGCTAAAGATTCCTACTGGGGCTTCAAACGATTGTTTCGATAAATATTGGCAGTACAAGTCAACACCTAATGCCTCCTACGAAGATGCAGAAAAATGTCTAAGGTTGGCCCTTCATTCAAATCCGCCAGTTATGGCAGCCTTATTGCCACTAATACAG ATTCTCCTGCTTGGTGATAAACTGAAAGATGCACTTGAGGAGCTTGAGAGAACCTGCCTCAGTTCAACTACAGCCCTCCCTTTCAG GTTGAGAGGTAGGCTGCTAGAAGAGTATTTTGATCAAAACCAAGTATCAACCATTTCCTCTTGCTATGAGGAAGCTTTGAGAAGAGATCCTTCGTGTAGCTACTCAATGGAGAGGCTAATCAAAATGCATAGAAAAG GGACTCTGGAGGAGTAA
- the LOC112889948 gene encoding uncharacterized protein LOC112889948 isoform X1 has protein sequence MAAPASAAGSETPKQLLSIIRDFASEKSHGERRVCDLKRRLADVRAAADAAAAELDAAKREREAAEQELRGSQAQAAIAAATIQALEATVSRLQEEISKAGTDLDAIKFELELAGMCSRCLMNFLQKSKEDSERDDFISQMHDMNAKIRQFQQMVSLELAEYNQSDLQSTEGQHVGDMTETVESEGILKNLTDKVSRIDAEVQLLEGAYKKDLLDHDKVRQELADIQANRALMEAVMGESKQLKEIGGRAAELAKVHASLVEELQRRYTSPGCGINNMPGLEEGAD, from the exons ATGGCTgcgccggcgtcggcggcgggcaGCGAGACCCCGAAGCAGCTCCTCTCCATCATCCGCGACTTCGCCTCCGAGAAGTCCCACGGGG AGCGCAGGGTGTGCGACCTCAAGCGCCGCCTCGCCGACGTGCGCGCCGCGGccgacgcggcagcggcggagctcgacGCCGCCAAGCGCGagcgcgaggcggcggagcaggagcTCCGCGGGAGCCAGGCTCAGGCCGCGATCGCCGCCGCGACCATCCAGGCGCTAGAG GCGACGGTCTCGCGTCTCCAGGAGGAGATCTCGAAGGCGGGGACTGATCTGGACGCGATCAAG TTCGAATTGGAATTGGCGGGGATGTGCTCTCGGTGCTTGATGAATTTCCTCCAAAAGAGCAAGGAAGACAGTGAGAG GGACGATTTCATCAGCCAGATGCATGACATGAACGCTAAGATAAG GCAATTTCAACAGATGGTCTCTCTAGAATTAGCAGAATACAATCAGTCTGATCTGCAGTCTACAGAAG GTCAACATGTCGGGGACATGACTGAAACTGTGGAGTCAGAAGGCATTTTGAAAAATTTGACTGATAAGGTGAGCAGGATTGATGCTGAGGTGCAGCTCTTGGAAGGAGCGTATAAAAAAGATCTGCTTGATCATGATAAG GTCCGTCAGGAGCTGGCCGATATCCAAGCAAATAGAGCTCTTATGGAGGCTGTGATGGGAGAGAGTAAGCAGCTGAAGGAGATTGGAGG GCGGGCAGCTGAACTGGCGAAGGTGCACGCTTCACTTGTAGAGGAGCTGCAGCGCCGGTACACGAGCCCTGGCTGCGGAATCAACAACATGCCCGGGTTGGAGGAGGGCGCGGACTAG
- the LOC112889444 gene encoding uncharacterized protein LOC112889444 isoform X4 has product MARPVLPPSPSLRAAVKKEIDAVEDTAHTPAPPPRKRRRRGGLPVTPTQLPLSPILLTPHTIPSGPSGDASLAGLTLTPACSAVKREPGSDTDVGGRGRAGGKPKEPRDHRHGPRPAAAEPQILWLNRRRLARILHELAGAHRWRESAGVVSTQLCGTRRPGSFQETRSLFVAAMEIHKQLTEDGGVKQGSRSSYYLRTQKLFDVWMKKLIWFPSCPKKHLVTLELALFYLSQGNIDNAYNTTRILITKDRLQTEPILNLIHGLISFDKWYSGLPKDMQVEEFDVYNESCTISMKSDGCEGTSLVDDSDDNSVDDDASLHPCSSESSINNENNNRNMDKKPGLIHPKEEIDPLGSVNEDFRSIFLNTSDGPTCGLEKSLLPLRLKIPTGASNDCFDKYWQYKSTPNASYEDAEKCLRLALHSNPPVMAALLPLIQILLLGDKLKDALEELERTCLSSTTALPFRLRGRLLEEYFDQNQVSTISSCYEEALRRDPSCSYSMERLIKMHRKGHMQ; this is encoded by the exons ATGGCGCGGCCGGTGCTGCCGCCGTCTCCCtcgctccgcgccgccgtgAAGAAAGAAATCGACGCCGTGGAGGATACCGCTCACACTCCGGCGCCACCGCCCCGCAAGAGGCGCCGCCGAGGAGGCCTCCCGGTGACCCCTACCCAGCTTCCCCTGAGCCCTATCCTCCTCACGCCCCATACCATCCCGTCGGGTCCATCAGGGGACGCGTCCCTCGCCGGCCTAACGCTGACTCCCGCGTGCTCCGCCGTCAAGCGCGAGCCTGGCTCTGACACCGATGTGGGGGGCCGCGGGAGGGCGGGCGGGAAGCCGAAGGAGCCAAGGGACCACCGCCACGGCCcgaggcccgcggcggcggagcccCAAATCCTCTGGCtcaaccgccgccgcctggcCCGGATCCTCCACGAGCTCGCGGGCGCGCACCGGTGGCGCGAATCAGCCGGTGTCGTCTCCACGCAACTCTGCGGCACCCGGAGGCCCGGCTCCTTCCAGGAGACACGCAGCCTGTTTGTG GCCGCCATGGAAATCCATAAGCAGCTTACTGAGGACGGCGGCGTGAAGCAGGGCAGCAGGAGCTCCTACTACCTCAGGACGCAGAAACTGTTCGATGTTTGGATGAAAAAGCTGATTTGGTTTCCTTCCTGCCCAAAA AAACACTTGGTTACACTGGAACTGGCATTATTTTACCTTTCACAAGGCAACATTGACAAtgcatataatacaacaagaaT CCTAATCACTAAGGACAGACTGCAGACAGAACCAATCTTAAATCTGATTCATGGTTTGATATCATTTGATAAGTGGTACTCTGGCTTGCCCAAAGATATGCAAGTTGAGGAGTTTGATGTTTATAATGAATCATGCACGATTTCTATGAAGTCAGATGGCTGTGAAGGAACTAGTCTTGTGGACGATTCTGATGACAATAGCGTTGATGATGATGCCAGTTTGCATCCTTGCTCTTCAGAAAGTTCGATCAATAATGAGAATAACAACAGAAATATGGATAAGAAACCTGGCCTCATTCATCCTAAGGAGGAAATTGATCCACTTGGATCTGTTAATGAAGATTTCCGAAGCATATTTTTGAATACCTCTGATGGTCCTACCTGTG GATTGGAAAAGAGCCTGTTGCCTTTACGGCTAAAGATTCCTACTGGGGCTTCAAACGATTGTTTCGATAAATATTGGCAGTACAAGTCAACACCTAATGCCTCCTACGAAGATGCAGAAAAATGTCTAAGGTTGGCCCTTCATTCAAATCCGCCAGTTATGGCAGCCTTATTGCCACTAATACAG ATTCTCCTGCTTGGTGATAAACTGAAAGATGCACTTGAGGAGCTTGAGAGAACCTGCCTCAGTTCAACTACAGCCCTCCCTTTCAG GTTGAGAGGTAGGCTGCTAGAAGAGTATTTTGATCAAAACCAAGTATCAACCATTTCCTCTTGCTATGAGGAAGCTTTGAGAAGAGATCCTTCGTGTAGCTACTCAATGGAGAGGCTAATCAAAATGCATAGAAAAG ggcatATGCAGTGA